Proteins co-encoded in one Campylobacter jejuni genomic window:
- a CDS encoding LptF/LptG family permease, translated as MKLSLRYVLNQFLSTNLSIFFVLFAIVSMVFFIQLAKLTSSIEISFLDLLKLYGFMLPRILIFTLPISFFISLTLALFRLSKENESIVLFTLGFSPMILAKFFLKIASLISAFMLVVALVMIPIVFELQDNFVNYKSTQVKFNYKTGEFGQKFLDWMIFIEKQDSDKYENIIMYRPKHKADDKEQLIIAKEAHVQRKDDSFAFSLNQGKMYNFEQDQSIFSGEFDTLVVNTQFNTDNLQTKKFYEYWNDLNENPQRAREFVIYTTIALFPLASTLFALCFGLVTYRYEKGYVYLGMFGVIAIYFGLLSSFSQPPILACLGIFSLSLFVSAYCFKKMVLSRY; from the coding sequence ATGAAGCTTAGTTTAAGATATGTTTTAAATCAATTTTTAAGTACGAATTTGTCTATATTTTTCGTACTTTTTGCTATTGTATCTATGGTGTTTTTTATTCAACTTGCAAAACTTACTTCAAGCATAGAGATTAGTTTTTTGGATCTTTTAAAGCTTTATGGATTTATGTTGCCCAGAATTTTAATTTTTACCTTGCCTATATCTTTTTTTATTTCTTTAACTTTGGCTTTGTTTAGGCTTTCTAAGGAAAATGAAAGCATAGTACTTTTTACTTTGGGATTTTCACCAATGATTTTGGCAAAATTTTTCCTTAAAATTGCAAGCTTGATTAGTGCTTTTATGCTTGTTGTGGCTTTGGTAATGATACCTATAGTATTTGAACTTCAGGATAACTTTGTAAACTATAAAAGCACTCAAGTGAAATTTAACTACAAAACAGGAGAATTTGGACAAAAATTTTTAGACTGGATGATTTTTATAGAAAAACAAGATAGCGATAAGTATGAAAACATAATTATGTATCGCCCTAAACATAAAGCAGATGATAAAGAACAACTTATCATAGCCAAAGAAGCGCATGTGCAAAGAAAAGATGATAGCTTTGCTTTTAGCTTAAATCAAGGCAAAATGTATAATTTTGAGCAAGATCAAAGTATTTTTAGTGGAGAATTTGACACTTTAGTAGTAAATACTCAGTTTAATACAGACAATCTTCAAACAAAGAAATTTTATGAATACTGGAATGATTTAAACGAAAACCCACAAAGAGCAAGAGAATTTGTGATTTATACAACTATAGCCTTGTTTCCACTTGCTAGTACGCTTTTTGCGCTTTGTTTTGGTTTGGTTACTTATCGTTATGAAAAAGGCTATGTGTATTTAGGTATGTTTGGAGTGATTGCTATATATTTTGGACTTTTAAGTTCTTTTTCTCAACCTCCAATTTTGGCTTGCCTTGGAATTTTTTCTTTAAGTTTATTTGTTTCGGCTTATTGTTTTAAGAAAATGGTTTTGAGTCGTTATTGA
- a CDS encoding membrane protein yields MEEFYPYTLTIHLLCAILFIGYLFVDVFVLGVVKKKNPNFDKSLFSATGVKIMPFVVLLLFLSGGALAGFHFKPLNLLFAVKIILAFGILSLVVFSLFCHFILKKKNPLGVFIHPFVFMLCIAIVILAKLMNYFFIPC; encoded by the coding sequence ATGGAAGAATTTTATCCATATACTTTAACAATCCATCTTCTTTGTGCTATTTTGTTTATAGGTTATTTGTTTGTTGATGTATTTGTTTTGGGTGTAGTTAAAAAGAAAAATCCTAATTTTGACAAAAGTCTTTTTAGTGCTACCGGGGTTAAAATAATGCCTTTTGTGGTTCTTTTGCTTTTTTTAAGCGGAGGTGCTTTGGCAGGTTTTCATTTTAAACCTTTAAATTTACTTTTTGCTGTAAAAATTATTTTGGCTTTTGGAATTTTATCTTTAGTTGTTTTTTCTTTATTTTGTCATTTTATATTAAAGAAGAAAAATCCACTCGGTGTTTTTATCCACCCTTTTGTATTTATGCTTTGTATCGCGATAGTAATACTGGCTAAATTAATGAATTATTTTTTTATACCTTGCTAA
- the fliP gene encoding flagellar type III secretion system pore protein FliP (The bacterial flagellar biogenesis protein FliP forms a type III secretion system (T3SS)-type pore required for flagellar assembly.), with protein MKKILLFLLLSMSLFAAEATIPTVNLSLSAPNTPNQLVTTLNIVIVLTILALAPSIVFVMTSFLRLIVVFSFLRQAMGTQSMPPNTILVTLALILTFFIMEPVATKSYNEGIKPYLAEKIGYEEAFIKGAKPFKDFMLKNTREKDLALFYRIRNLPNPKTIDDVPLTVLVPAFMISELKTAFEIGFLIYLPFLVIDMVVSSVLMAMGMMMLPPTMISLPFKLLIFVLVDGWNLLVQRLVESFVT; from the coding sequence TTGAAAAAAATATTATTATTTTTACTTTTAAGCATGAGCTTATTTGCTGCTGAAGCAACTATTCCTACAGTAAATTTAAGCTTAAGTGCACCCAATACACCTAATCAGCTTGTTACTACTTTAAATATAGTGATTGTTTTAACCATACTTGCGCTCGCTCCAAGTATAGTTTTTGTTATGACTTCTTTCTTGCGTCTTATTGTGGTATTTTCATTTTTGCGACAAGCTATGGGGACGCAAAGTATGCCACCTAACACTATTTTAGTAACCTTGGCTTTAATTTTAACTTTTTTTATCATGGAACCTGTAGCTACAAAATCCTATAATGAAGGTATAAAACCTTATTTAGCAGAAAAAATAGGCTATGAAGAGGCTTTTATAAAAGGAGCAAAGCCTTTTAAAGATTTTATGCTTAAAAATACTCGAGAAAAAGATTTAGCCCTTTTTTATCGCATACGCAATCTACCCAATCCCAAAACCATAGATGATGTTCCCCTTACGGTTTTAGTTCCTGCTTTTATGATTTCAGAGCTTAAAACCGCTTTTGAAATAGGGTTTTTAATCTACCTACCCTTTTTAGTCATAGATATGGTTGTAAGCTCAGTTTTAATGGCTATGGGTATGATGATGCTACCTCCTACTATGATCTCTTTACCTTTTAAACTCTTAATTTTTGTATTAGTGGATGGATGGAATTTGCTAGTGCAAAGGCTTGTGGAAAGCTTTGTAACCTAA
- a CDS encoding A24 family peptidase produces the protein MIFFIIILGACLGSFCTSLASRIIEKKTFFISRSFCFSCDTKLKYYEIIPIFSYVFLKAKCQTCKCHLPISLLINEILGIILLILVYSLSQNFYDFLFLSLFLFNLFLLSLIDIKLKAVPQILLWSAFLFAFFYAFRESEILYFLIFKEFSGGFLLNAFSFGGFIFLLKSLVFFLMNFQKKDEILENLGDADIIIMSCIGGILGFEYGFLVLLIASILTLPFFIFFKIKAIKEQELAMIPFLNIAFVAVLFYKNLGLF, from the coding sequence ATGATATTTTTCATAATAATTCTAGGGGCTTGTTTGGGTTCTTTTTGCACAAGTTTGGCAAGTAGGATAATTGAAAAAAAAACCTTTTTTATCTCACGCTCTTTTTGTTTTTCTTGTGATACAAAATTAAAATACTATGAAATTATTCCTATTTTTTCTTATGTTTTTTTAAAGGCAAAATGTCAAACTTGCAAATGTCATTTGCCTATTTCTTTGTTAATCAATGAAATTTTAGGCATAATTTTGCTTATTTTGGTTTATTCTTTAAGTCAAAATTTTTATGATTTTTTATTTTTATCTCTATTTTTATTTAATCTTTTCTTGCTTTCTTTAATTGATATTAAACTCAAAGCTGTACCACAAATTTTACTTTGGAGTGCTTTTTTATTTGCTTTTTTTTACGCCTTTAGGGAAAGTGAAATTTTATATTTTTTGATTTTTAAAGAGTTTAGCGGAGGTTTTTTACTAAATGCTTTTAGTTTTGGAGGATTTATTTTTTTATTAAAAAGTTTGGTTTTTTTTCTAATGAATTTCCAAAAAAAAGATGAAATTTTAGAAAATTTGGGCGATGCTGATATTATCATTATGTCTTGTATAGGTGGAATTTTAGGTTTTGAGTATGGATTTTTAGTATTACTTATAGCTTCTATTTTAACTTTGCCTTTTTTTATTTTTTTTAAAATTAAAGCAATAAAAGAGCAAGAACTTGCTATGATACCCTTTTTAAATATCGCTTTTGTGGCAGTTTTATTTTATAAAAACTTAGGATTATTCTAA
- the glmU gene encoding bifunctional UDP-N-acetylglucosamine diphosphorylase/glucosamine-1-phosphate N-acetyltransferase GlmU, translating to MKTSILILAAGLGTRMKSQKPKVLQELCQKSMILHILKKAFALSDDVSVVLSHQKERVEKEILEYFPKTQILEQDLQNYPGTAGALRGFEPKNERVLILCGDMPLVEQTSLEALLGNNAKLNLAVFKARDPKSYGRVVIKNDSVEKIVEFKDANTQEKEINTCNAGVYVIDSRLLKELLPLIDNNNAVKEYYLTDIVKLAKEKDVMIKAVFVDEDEFMGINDKFELSIAENFMQEKIKKYWMQQGVIFHLPQSTFIGADVEFVGECEVYENVRIEGKSKIINSIIKSSSVIENSIVENSDVGPLAHLRPNCELKNTHIGNFVECKNAKLNTVKAGHLSYLGDCEIDSGTNIGCGTITCNYDGVKKHKTIIGKNVFVGSDTQFIAPVKIEDEVIIAAGSTVSVNVEKGALFVNRAGHKMIKDYYYKKFQK from the coding sequence ATGAAAACTTCTATTTTGATTTTAGCGGCAGGATTAGGCACTAGAATGAAATCACAAAAGCCAAAGGTTTTGCAAGAGCTTTGTCAAAAAAGTATGATTTTACACATTTTAAAAAAGGCTTTTGCTTTAAGTGATGATGTAAGTGTAGTTTTATCGCATCAAAAAGAACGCGTTGAAAAAGAAATTTTAGAATATTTTCCAAAAACACAAATTTTAGAGCAAGACTTGCAAAATTATCCAGGAACTGCGGGAGCTTTAAGGGGGTTTGAGCCTAAAAATGAAAGAGTGTTGATTCTTTGTGGCGATATGCCTTTGGTTGAGCAAACAAGTTTGGAAGCTTTGTTAGGTAATAATGCAAAATTAAATCTAGCAGTTTTTAAAGCAAGAGATCCTAAAAGTTATGGCAGAGTGGTGATAAAAAACGATAGCGTTGAAAAAATTGTTGAATTTAAAGATGCAAATACACAAGAAAAAGAGATAAATACTTGCAATGCTGGGGTTTATGTGATTGACTCGAGGCTTTTAAAAGAGCTTTTACCTTTGATTGATAACAATAATGCGGTAAAAGAGTATTATTTAACCGACATTGTAAAACTAGCAAAAGAAAAAGATGTGATGATTAAAGCAGTTTTTGTAGATGAAGATGAATTTATGGGGATTAATGATAAATTTGAACTCAGTATAGCTGAAAATTTCATGCAAGAAAAAATTAAAAAATACTGGATGCAACAGGGTGTGATTTTTCATTTACCGCAAAGCACTTTTATAGGTGCAGATGTTGAATTTGTAGGTGAATGTGAAGTATATGAAAATGTAAGGATAGAGGGCAAAAGTAAGATTATAAACTCTATCATTAAAAGTTCAAGCGTGATAGAAAATTCCATCGTAGAAAATAGCGATGTAGGGCCTTTGGCACATTTGCGTCCAAATTGTGAGTTAAAAAACACTCATATAGGAAATTTTGTAGAATGCAAAAATGCAAAGTTAAATACCGTAAAAGCAGGGCATTTGAGCTATTTAGGAGATTGTGAGATAGATAGTGGAACCAATATAGGCTGTGGGACTATCACTTGTAATTATGATGGGGTAAAAAAGCATAAAACCATCATAGGAAAAAATGTTTTTGTAGGTTCGGATACGCAATTTATCGCACCTGTAAAAATCGAAGATGAAGTGATCATAGCAGCAGGAAGCACAGTAAGTGTCAATGTAGAAAAGGGTGCTTTGTTTGTCAATAGAGCAGGGCATAAAATGATAAAAGATTATTATTACAAGAAATTTCAAAAATGA
- the uppS gene encoding polyprenyl diphosphate synthase encodes MNELKHLAVVMDGNRRWARAKGFLAKLGYSQGVKTMQKLMEVCMEENISNLSLFAFSTENWKRPKDEIDFIFELLDRCLDEALEKFEKNNVRLRAIGDLSRLEDKVREKITLVEEKTKHCDALCVNLAISYGARDEIIRAAKRVIEKKLELNEENLTQNLDLPLDVDLMLRVGNAKRLSNFLLWQCSYAEIYFSETLFPSLTKREFKRIIKEFRNRERTFGK; translated from the coding sequence ATGAATGAATTAAAACACCTTGCTGTTGTTATGGATGGCAATAGGCGCTGGGCTAGGGCTAAGGGTTTTTTGGCAAAACTTGGATATTCCCAAGGAGTCAAAACTATGCAAAAATTGATGGAAGTTTGCATGGAAGAAAATATTTCAAATTTAAGCCTTTTTGCTTTTAGTACGGAAAATTGGAAGCGTCCTAAAGATGAAATTGATTTTATCTTTGAACTTTTAGATCGTTGTTTAGATGAAGCTTTAGAAAAATTTGAAAAAAATAATGTGCGTTTAAGAGCTATAGGTGATTTATCGCGCTTGGAAGATAAAGTAAGAGAAAAAATTACCTTAGTTGAAGAAAAAACAAAGCATTGTGACGCACTTTGTGTTAATTTGGCTATAAGTTATGGTGCAAGAGATGAAATTATAAGAGCTGCTAAGCGTGTGATTGAAAAAAAACTTGAGCTAAATGAAGAAAATTTAACGCAAAATTTAGATTTACCTTTAGATGTGGATTTGATGCTTCGCGTTGGAAATGCTAAAAGACTTTCAAATTTCTTACTTTGGCAGTGTTCATATGCTGAAATTTATTTTAGTGAAACTTTATTTCCATCTCTTACCAAGAGAGAATTTAAAAGGATTATTAAAGAATTTAGAAATAGAGAAAGAACTTTTGGAAAATGA
- the truA gene encoding tRNA pseudouridine(38-40) synthase TruA translates to MMKIKIIFSYDGSAFLGSATQPHKKGVQDALSGALSHLGIFSPLLMASRTDKGVHASYAVASVECGDHFVNLEYLQKQLNKFSHPFIHIKKIEKAKDDFEVRFDVKSREYRYIFSHSSYSPFMASYVHFYPKFDLDKANELLGFFVGKKDLKFFCKSGGDNKTTLREIFIARAYAYKDFSIFHFKANGFLRGQIRLSVASVLKVLEGKMSEKELKEQIEAKKQYNHFLAPPNGLYLSRICY, encoded by the coding sequence TTGATGAAAATAAAAATTATATTTTCTTATGATGGCTCTGCTTTTTTAGGTTCTGCTACTCAGCCTCATAAAAAAGGTGTTCAAGATGCTTTAAGTGGGGCCTTATCGCATTTGGGTATTTTTTCACCTCTTTTGATGGCTTCTCGTACGGATAAAGGAGTACATGCAAGCTATGCTGTAGCTAGTGTAGAATGTGGAGATCATTTTGTAAATTTAGAATATCTTCAAAAACAACTTAATAAATTTTCCCATCCTTTTATCCATATCAAAAAAATTGAAAAAGCAAAAGATGATTTTGAGGTAAGATTTGATGTAAAAAGTAGAGAATACCGCTATATATTTTCTCACTCTTCTTATAGTCCTTTTATGGCTTCTTATGTACATTTTTATCCTAAATTTGACTTAGATAAGGCTAACGAGCTTTTGGGTTTTTTTGTAGGAAAAAAGGATTTAAAGTTTTTTTGTAAAAGTGGAGGGGATAATAAAACAACTTTAAGAGAAATTTTTATTGCTAGAGCTTATGCTTATAAAGATTTTAGCATTTTTCATTTTAAAGCTAATGGTTTTTTAAGAGGGCAAATTAGATTAAGCGTAGCAAGCGTTTTAAAAGTTTTAGAAGGAAAAATGAGTGAAAAAGAACTCAAAGAACAGATTGAGGCTAAAAAGCAATACAATCACTTTTTAGCACCGCCAAATGGGCTTTATTTAAGCCGTATATGTTATTAA
- the coaBC gene encoding bifunctional phosphopantothenoylcysteine decarboxylase/phosphopantothenate--cysteine ligase CoaBC, whose amino-acid sequence MKTILLAISGSIAFYKSYELISLFKKEGFRVKVLLSNGLLKFASKMSFEALVDEVLCEENESWQNSNNHIAFSKDVDLVLFAPASVNSINKLAFGIADNLFIQTLIAANKPLIIAPAANTNMFHHFSTQNSLKILKENKALIIEPICKVLACKDEGVGALAEVKDIFNITKRELLKEKFWCNKSVVITGGGTRERIDDVRCVSNFSSGKMAKAIADAFYFLGARVKLLSSVEFDTPYELCKFESSKDLKELLDKNLNHDFLIMTAAVSDFIPQSVKGKIKKNEHLEGLNLHLSLNEDLLKTCKFQGKKIGFKMEFDSQNALENAKKSLKDKQLDMVCLNIIDQKNYFGSDQNELYFITLNNENKSTLQNKEKLAFELVKWCEKL is encoded by the coding sequence ATGAAAACCATACTTTTAGCCATTAGCGGTAGTATAGCTTTTTATAAATCTTATGAGCTTATTTCTTTGTTTAAAAAAGAAGGCTTTAGGGTAAAAGTTTTGCTTTCTAATGGTTTGTTAAAATTTGCTAGCAAAATGAGTTTTGAAGCCTTGGTTGATGAAGTTTTATGTGAGGAAAATGAAAGTTGGCAAAATTCAAACAATCACATAGCTTTTAGCAAGGATGTAGACCTTGTTTTGTTTGCCCCTGCAAGTGTTAATTCTATCAATAAACTTGCTTTTGGTATAGCGGATAATCTTTTTATCCAAACCTTAATCGCAGCAAATAAACCTCTTATCATAGCTCCTGCGGCAAATACAAATATGTTTCATCATTTTAGCACGCAAAATTCTTTAAAGATACTTAAAGAAAATAAAGCTTTGATTATAGAGCCTATTTGTAAAGTTTTAGCTTGTAAAGATGAAGGCGTAGGAGCCTTAGCTGAAGTTAAGGATATTTTTAATATCACCAAAAGAGAGCTTTTAAAAGAAAAGTTTTGGTGCAATAAAAGCGTAGTTATCACAGGTGGCGGCACAAGGGAAAGAATCGATGATGTGCGTTGTGTGAGTAATTTTTCAAGTGGAAAAATGGCAAAAGCCATAGCTGATGCTTTTTATTTTTTAGGAGCTAGGGTAAAACTTTTAAGCTCTGTGGAATTTGATACTCCTTATGAGCTTTGCAAATTTGAAAGTTCTAAGGATCTAAAGGAGCTTTTGGATAAAAATTTAAATCATGATTTTTTGATTATGACAGCTGCAGTGAGTGATTTTATCCCTCAAAGTGTAAAAGGAAAAATTAAAAAAAATGAGCATTTAGAGGGTTTAAATTTGCACCTATCTTTAAATGAAGATTTGCTTAAAACTTGCAAATTTCAAGGCAAAAAGATAGGTTTTAAGATGGAATTTGATTCTCAAAATGCCTTAGAAAATGCGAAAAAATCTTTAAAAGATAAGCAACTTGATATGGTTTGTCTTAATATTATTGATCAAAAAAATTATTTTGGAAGTGATCAAAATGAACTTTATTTTATCACTTTAAACAATGAAAATAAAAGTACCTTGCAAAATAAAGAAAAATTGGCATTTGAATTAGTAAAATGGTGTGAAAAATTATGA
- the trmA gene encoding tRNA (uridine(54)-C5)-methyltransferase TrmA — MSLENFGNFLTLDEKHSFIKKYFKEFYTKDFKLFASKDKHYRTRAELSFYHENDTLFYAMFDPKNKKKYIIEYLDFADEKICAFMPKLLEYLRQDNKLKEKLFGVEFLTTKRELSVTLLYHKNIEDIKSNLENLSNNLHINLIARSKGKKLIFKTENLRQTLNIQGRKIFYEFNNDCFIQPNTTINEKMITWVCEILNTQKRMDLLELYCGYGNFTLALAPFFFKILATEISKSNINFALKNCELNNTTNIHFARLSSEELSLAIKKEREFFRLKDIRLDDFNFSHVLVDPPRAGLDKSVIDLIKKYENIIYISCNPITLKENLKELSLTHRAEEFALFDQFVNTPHLECGVFLSKV, encoded by the coding sequence ATGAGTCTTGAAAATTTTGGAAATTTTCTTACTTTAGATGAAAAACATTCTTTCATAAAAAAATATTTTAAAGAATTTTATACAAAGGATTTTAAACTTTTTGCTTCAAAAGATAAGCATTATCGTACAAGAGCTGAACTTTCATTTTATCATGAAAACGATACGCTTTTTTATGCGATGTTTGATCCAAAAAACAAAAAAAAGTACATTATAGAATATTTAGATTTTGCTGATGAAAAAATTTGTGCTTTTATGCCAAAACTTCTAGAATACTTGCGTCAAGATAATAAACTAAAAGAAAAACTTTTTGGTGTAGAATTTTTAACCACAAAGCGAGAACTTAGCGTAACTTTACTCTATCATAAAAATATAGAAGATATAAAGTCAAATTTAGAAAATTTAAGCAATAATCTTCATATCAACCTCATAGCAAGAAGTAAAGGCAAAAAGCTTATTTTTAAAACAGAAAATCTAAGACAAACTTTAAATATTCAAGGTAGAAAAATATTTTATGAATTTAACAACGATTGTTTTATTCAACCCAACACTACTATAAATGAAAAAATGATTACTTGGGTGTGTGAAATTTTAAACACTCAAAAAAGAATGGATTTGCTTGAGCTTTACTGTGGATATGGAAATTTTACTTTAGCTTTAGCGCCATTCTTTTTTAAAATTTTAGCCACTGAAATTTCAAAAAGCAATATTAATTTTGCTTTAAAAAATTGCGAGCTTAACAATACAACAAATATCCACTTTGCAAGACTTTCAAGCGAAGAATTAAGTCTTGCTATCAAAAAAGAAAGAGAATTTTTTCGTTTAAAAGATATTCGATTAGATGATTTTAATTTCTCTCATGTTTTAGTTGATCCACCCCGTGCAGGACTTGATAAAAGCGTAATTGACTTAATAAAAAAATATGAAAATATTATTTATATTTCTTGCAATCCTATCACTTTAAAAGAAAATTTAAAAGAATTAAGCCTAACACATAGAGCGGAAGAGTTTGCTCTGTTTGATCAATTTGTCAATACTCCACATCTTGAATGTGGAGTATTTCTTAGCAAGGTATAA
- the ilvA gene encoding threonine ammonia-lyase, whose amino-acid sequence MLELNKIYKAKQQISGFVNKTPFIYSSFLSDICQSEIYLKNENLQITGAYKIRGAYNKIANLSAEQKQHGVIAASAGNHAQGVAISAKKFGIKAVIVMPESTPLLKVSATKALGAEVILKGDNFDEAYAFATSYAKENNLSFIHPFEDEFVMAGQGTLMLEMLDEISDLDMIIAPVGGGGLISGITSAAKQINPNIKIIGVGAKGAPAMYESFHAKKIKNAKSVRTIADGIAVRDANPINFNIVLECVDDFIQVDDEEIANAVLFLLEKHKIIVEGAGAASVAALLHQKINTQNHKKIGVVLSGGNIDAQMLNIIIEKGLFKSYRKMQIHVTLVDKPGALLHLTDSLKIANANIVKIDYDRFSTKLDYGDAMISITLETKGKEHQEEIRKILTQKAFNFYESF is encoded by the coding sequence GTGTTAGAGCTTAATAAAATTTACAAAGCAAAACAACAAATTTCAGGGTTTGTAAACAAAACTCCTTTCATATACTCTTCTTTTTTAAGTGATATTTGTCAAAGTGAGATTTATCTTAAAAATGAAAATTTACAAATTACAGGTGCTTATAAAATTCGTGGAGCTTATAATAAAATAGCCAATCTTAGCGCTGAACAAAAACAACATGGAGTCATTGCGGCAAGTGCGGGAAACCATGCTCAAGGCGTGGCCATTAGTGCAAAAAAATTTGGCATTAAAGCAGTTATCGTAATGCCAGAATCCACTCCGCTCTTAAAAGTTTCTGCTACAAAAGCCTTAGGAGCAGAGGTGATACTCAAAGGGGACAATTTTGATGAAGCTTATGCCTTTGCAACCTCTTATGCTAAAGAAAATAATCTTAGTTTTATCCATCCTTTTGAAGATGAATTTGTAATGGCAGGACAAGGAACTTTGATGCTTGAAATGCTTGATGAAATAAGCGATCTTGATATGATTATCGCACCTGTTGGAGGTGGAGGACTTATAAGTGGTATCACAAGTGCAGCTAAACAAATCAATCCAAACATTAAAATCATCGGAGTTGGAGCCAAAGGAGCTCCTGCAATGTATGAAAGTTTTCATGCTAAAAAAATCAAAAATGCAAAAAGCGTACGCACTATAGCCGATGGTATTGCTGTGCGTGATGCAAATCCTATTAATTTTAACATTGTTTTAGAATGTGTAGATGATTTTATCCAAGTTGATGATGAAGAAATAGCTAATGCGGTATTGTTTTTACTCGAAAAACATAAAATCATAGTTGAAGGCGCAGGAGCTGCGAGTGTGGCTGCCCTGCTTCATCAAAAAATAAATACACAAAATCACAAAAAAATTGGCGTAGTTTTAAGCGGAGGCAATATCGATGCACAAATGCTAAATATCATCATAGAAAAAGGTTTATTTAAATCTTACAGAAAAATGCAAATTCATGTTACTTTAGTAGATAAACCTGGGGCATTATTACACCTTACAGACAGCTTAAAAATAGCCAATGCAAATATAGTAAAAATCGACTATGATAGATTTTCTACCAAGCTTGATTATGGCGATGCGATGATTTCAATTACCCTAGAAACCAAAGGTAAAGAACATCAAGAAGAAATAAGAAAAATTTTAACCCAAAAGGCTTTTAATTTCTATGAAAGTTTTTAA